Sequence from the Argopecten irradians isolate NY chromosome 12, Ai_NY, whole genome shotgun sequence genome:
taggattaataatacagacttttataatattacttagtgtttaccacctacattactttgtctattactaggatttaatacagacttttataatattacttagtgtttaccacctacattactttgtctattactaggatttataatacagacttttataatattacttagtgtttaccacctacattactttgtctattactaggatttaatacagacttttataatattacttagtgtttaccacctacattactttgtctattactaggatttaatacagacttttataatattacttagtgtttacCACCTACATTACTTTGTCTATTACTAGGATTTAATACCCAGtacagacttttataatattacttagtgtttaccacctacattactttgtctattactaggatttaatacagacttttataatatgaatattacttagtgtttaccacctacattactttgtctattactaggatttaatacagacttttataatattacttagtgtttaccacctacattactttgtctattactaggatttaatacagacttttataatattacttagtgtttaccaccttcattactttgtctattgtctattactaggatttaggatttaatacagacttttataatattacttagtgtttaccacctacattactttgtctattactaggatttaatacagacttttataatattacttagtgtttacCACCTACATTACTTTGTCTATTACTAGGATTTTACCAtacagacttttataatattacttagtgtttaccacctacattactttgtctattactaggatttaatacagacttttataatattacttagtgtttaccacctacattactttgtctattactaggatttaatacagacttttataatattattagtgtttaccacctacattactttgtctattactaggatttaatacagacttttataatattacttagtgtttaccacctacattactttgtctattactaggatttaatacagacttttataatattacttagtgtttaccacctacattactttgtctattactaggatttaatacagacttttataatattacttagtgtttaccacctacattactttgtctattactaggatttaatacagacttttataatattacttagtgtttaccacctacattactttgtctattactaggatttaatacagacttttataatattacttagtgtttaccacctacattactttgtctattactaggatttaatacagacttttataatattacttagtgtttaccacctacattactttgtctattactaggatttaatacagacttttataatattacttagtgtttaccacctacattactttgtctattactaggatttaatacagacttttataatattacttagtgtttaccacctacattactttgtctattactaggatttaatacagacttttataatattacttagtgtttaccacctacattactttgtctattactaggatttaatacagacttttataatattacttagtgtttaccacctacattactttgtctattactaggatttaatacagacttttataatattacttagtgtttaccacctacattactttgtctattactaggatttaatacagacttttataatattacttagtgtttacCACCTACATTACTTTGTCTATTACTAGGATTTAATACTCAGtacagacttttataatattacttagtgtttaccacctacattactttgtctattactaggatttaatacagacttttataatattacttagtgtttaccacctacattactttgtctattactaggatttaatacagacttttataatattacttagtgtttaccacctacattactttgtctattactaggatttaatacagacttttataatattacttagGTTTACCATCATACTTTGTCTATTACTAGGATTTAATACGACTTTTATATATACTTAGTGTTACCACCTACATTACTTTGTCTATTACTAGGATTTTAAtacagacttttataatattacttagtgtttacACCTACATACTTTGTCTATTACTAGGATTAAtacagacttttataatattacttagtgtttacCACCTACATTACTTTGTCTATTACTAGGATTTAATACCAGtacagacttttataatattacttagtgtttacCACCTACATTACTTTGTCTATTACTAGGATTTTAACCAGtacagacttttataatattacttagtgttaCCACCTACATTACTTTGTCTATTACTAGGATTTTAAACCCAGTACAGACTTTTATAATACTACTTAGTGTTTACCACCTACATTATTTGTCTATTACTAGGATTTTAtacagacttttataatattacttagtgtttacCACCTACATTACTTTGTCTATTACTAGGATTTAATAACCAGtacagacttttataatattaattagtGTTTACCACCTACATTACTTTGTCTATTACTAGGATTTTAAACCCAGTACAGACTTTTATAATACTACTTAGTGTTTACCACCTACATTAATTTGTCTATTACTAGGTTTGGCCTCATTGACTTTGGTCACACAGAATGAAGCCATCTGTATGTTCCATACAAACAAGTATATTATTCCCTCTCTCTTTGTCAATAGACTGTACAACTCACCTTACAACTACTCATTTCTTCAGCTctaactgtaaaaaaaatcaattaatgaCATTTAAATGCTGACATGGATTCAAatacatacaaacatatttgCGGTAATAAGAGCCAAGGgtgcttaaataattgtaacaaaagCGGGAgcttattaatgaaccaaacTGTAAATTGTGGAGGAAAAAAGTACTCTTGTACTCATGGTACACtgatctgttacagtaaacatgttcatgccttttatcctttgaaACACATTATCatgttgtgattcacatgtaaaagattcacaagttcatgttatatgggatacaatgctgatatTAGACCATTGGTATAACTTGTTGGTGTATATATCATATGGACATTGTATATAAGGAGTGATCCTAAAAGTAAGAATTCCATTGGTATAATTCTtggtatatatcaatatacagttgttgactggggttgagggaaacagatgatttgttggacccgaagacaaactgttgctGAAGGCCAAAGGCAACTGTTGCTGAAGGCCAAAGGCCGAGAGGAACCGTTTGTGTgcgggtccaacaaatcatctgttgcccgaaagCTCattcgataactgttttgttatatcccattgtgacgtcactccagtccaacagcacattttaacggtggattttaacagttctttggaccgctggacggaacagttcatttattggaATTTTTGTCGATATAATTTATATAGAGACTATTTTATAGGAGTATAACAATATAAGCGACTTACCTATGATTCTCCCCTTCTGATAATTCTGTAGCctgtttaaaacaaacaataacatgtGGATCATCATCAATATGATTTGTGAGAGCTTTAGGAGATGACTTCTTTCTATTTCAGGATCCACCAATATCTATAGTGTCTCTACTGTTACGTGAGTATACAGGGGTTTCATGGTCTTTCAGGAGAAATGGCACAATTACAATTTAAGGGGGTATTTTCTATACTATCTGTATGCtatataatgtaatttagcccaaatcaggtGGTACTATAGCTAGGTTTAACTGGCAAGAAGTACTAGGTACGCCTGATATTGGCACTACGGAGTATACATGGTGTTCTATACACCAGGGCTCTCACAGTACAGTACCAttacagaaaaacaaatattgtttaggTACAGAGTGAAAGGCAATGAGAAGCAGTTTTTCAGATGCCCAAGGAACTAAACAAGGTTTTCAAAAATAGGCTTTAATAAATGGTAATCAATGTTACTCACGTTAAAGGTTTTTCTATTTTTCCTCCTGGAGATCCAACTATTTCTCCCAATGTTCCCTCATAACTtcctaaaaaatcctgaaattatCATCACTATTCTAAATTTCTGATCATTCAAACCTGCTGTACACAacaatctgtatatatataactgtgttAAAATTGAAAAGTTTAACATGCATGTTGGCTTCTTGAGCTCGATAAAAGAATAAAACATAAAGAGAGGTAAAGTACACTGTCATAATGGAGAACATAATTAATTCATAAagtcacaaaataaaaatatgatgtGCAGTTTTCATTATGGAGCACTTGTACAAATCAAAGAACTTCAGTCATAATTCATCAGAAAGAGTCATGTGGAGTTCTTCATTTTAATACTGAGTACTACAGTACTGGTATAAAAGAAACTAAGATAtccaaacaacaaaacaacttaCGTGAGCATCAAGACTGGCAGTATTGGAGTCTACATCATATCTGTAATATcagaacaatacatgtatattggagTCTACATCATATCTGTTATATagaacattacatgtacattggagGCTACATCATATCTGTTATATagaacattacatgtatattggagTCTACATCATATCTGTTATATagaacattacatgtatattggagTCTACATCATATCTGTTATATagaacattacatgtacattggagTCTACATCATATCTATTATATAGAACAGACAGAGCACAAaacaatatcccccgcaaacgtGTTTCGGGGGGGATAATAATAAATCTGTACAAGCTTATAATATAGTGGAAATAAACTAGATGTGTTGTCCAGGAGGCCAAATTTTACCCTCCACCcctcaaacatatattattCTACATAAAGTCAAATGTAAGGAAAATACTTACATGTCAAATCTTAATTTCTGAGATTCTTCGAAATAGTACTGCATTGTAAATTTCTTCACAAAGTCTGGGTCCAGTGTATCTTTTATCATCTCTGTTCGTCCGACCTAAAAAGTTGCATGATTTTCATTGAGTATATAGCTACAGTACTTGTGCAATTCATGGGCAtaaaaacatcaacatatatatatatacaacaacatACAGCAAACAGATGACTGGCTATTGAAATGTATGGTATCAAgacttttaaatacatgtacatcaatttACATACAAAAACTTTTCCATTTCCTTAAAATTCAtcatttttgtatcattttaatAACTTTGTCTGAGCAAAATCAAGCAAACCCACTTGTCTATTTGACTGTTTGCATGCTACTGTAAAAACAATTGTTACTGGTACAGTTTTGTAGAAGTAAATTCACACATGTCATATGCCAGTTCTCCTAAATCTTTGGTATACAAGAAGCTTCTACTATTTCACTTCAAAACTCACTCATATGTATTTAATACAACTGTATATTGCAAGTCTGTTACACTATTTTTTGTGTAGTATATTTGGGTAATCATGACCAAATGACCTAAAAACTCACCTCATAGAATGAGCCTGTTTTCCTATCCTTAGTGTACATGACACACATTGGATCTGATTTAGAAAACAAATCAGCATCCTTCAATCCCCTGAAACGATAAGTAATACAGTGAACAAAGTATTTCTCAGTCATCAGTACTAAAATATATcctgaattatatatatatagaaataaaaaacattCGTAGTGAATGCAACTATGTGTTGTGATTCGAAAGAccttatttatgtaataacatGCCCCGGATGTAAGGAATTTTACATTGGAGAGACCAGTAATACACTGAGAGCCCGTGTCCGTATACACAAACGACATATTAATGTACCGGagtacaggaaaataaatttaggtaaacattttgacatttgcGGAAAGAAAAGGTTTACTATATTTCCATTCTATAAAATGGCGTCACAATACACAATGACTATACTGTCATGACGTCATCTAATGTTGTTAAGCATCTGAAGAACATGATGAAAGCACTAATGCTAAACTAACAACgtgtttcaattttttatttctatatgtttACCGGACACTGAGAATTTAatgttattcaatatatataagCCATTTGACTGTCTGGACCACATATCCTACAGGAATCAAATCCAGTAAATCACAAACCAACTCATATGAAGGGATATTAGaaatactgtattcaacccaataattATAAGGACCCATGTCTCAGGCCCTATAAGCGCCcttccccttttggggcctcaatttcaattgcccagccataaataaagacaaaactatcaaaactgtataaGCTTTGCATTAAATTCGTCTTATTTAGCACCtttccatttttttcaattttttaaatgccctgggcacttattgggttgaatatggtaatAAGGATTCcaataaacacattttgagaAATTTCAAATAGCAATTAGATTGTAGCTGGAATCAACAATGGCAAGTTTGAGCTGAATTTCTTACAAGGGTGCCTAGAGCAAGAACGATATGGTAGCAAGTGTGACACTCCAGCATGACACTCCTGTATTTGAGTAACAGTTTTGCATTTAAGCAATTCATTGTGTTACCCAAGATTCTGTAAAATGAAACagatttgggttttttttttaaataacaataataaaccATGATCTTGGCACCCACTGAAGAATGATCAATGTTTGACAATGGAAAAAGGGATCTTTCCTCTGcatacttttcaaactttttcttcattgtacatgtgaaatttgaaaatgaccCTTTTAGtacgtactttctgagatatatagcagtaacaaacaaatatcaatatccaagatggcgtcctgtcggccatcttgctCAATGATCGTTtccaatatgcaatatgcacaactagggaccctggggaacctgcacatgaaatttgagacagatcccttcagtaatttctgaataatagcagtaacaaacttcaagtatcaaaatccgagatggcgtcctgtcagccatcttgttcaccgattgctGGATGGATAACTGTGACATTTGCTGTCTTCCATATGGTTAGGACTTTGTGCTCATCAGTGGATTGTTggaagatctatatatagggGTTCAGTGATAATTCCAGCAGTTTCTTTTATTAACTTAAGATGGACTTTGTCAGGCCCTTGAGCTTTAGTTGATTTCAGCTGCACGAGTATTTTTTCACCTCAGCTTTATCTACATTTATAATATCATGTATTCGGATTTTTGAGAGTTCTTCATTTACTTATTTTGATGGAATGGCAGAGTATATGACTTGTGTCTTCTATggtaaatatgtaatataattatttttattttaaaaattcataaaaatattgtcaatgtcgatatatacaatgtatgggGTACACAGTATCCACTCAAACGTTTTTAACCTAGATATCAGTGGACAAGCAAAACGACAGCGAGGcaatctgactgcattttccaagttcatagtgaaataaaggtatgttaatatattatttcgtgtttgaatTTATGATTCcctattaaatatgtacatatttatccatgtttgacgaaATACGGGCGACTTATGTaaaggcaggtgtacctcttccaagcgagccgttggttcccctgtccttttatatagtatataggcctagtaaacatgtatacacagcagactttctcacaacctacgttacaagtccctgtggatTTAGCGGTGCTACCGGACCTGGTCCCATTATTTGTCCCAGCAAAGGTTGTGTTGTAGTGTTATGCCTAAGTATTTACGACTGTACTCGTTCTAGTGTATGGTTTAACAGTGTGTAGTTAGTGTGTATTTTGTTTCGTTTAGATGGGATGCTGATAGTAGCCTTGGGCAAACAAATCAGGGCGAACGGGTTTAGTCTGTTAGTCAGTTAGTTCGACCTGTCACCTGGACAGacacagtatttatatatataattacctgcaTGACACAGTAATTTCTACTTGAGATGCCGGTACTGCAGCTGTCCCGGCCTGGAAATTCCCCTGTGCACCTGGATAACCCGCCATGGCAGCTTTAAAAGCTTAAAATGTTATCCAAGATTTGCGTTAAAATttgcccacttcctgtttatgTTTCTTCTCGAGGAGCCTAAACTTCCGGTGAACTATCACAGTTATCTCCCTGTCAGCCAGACACAGTCCGCTcgtcatttcattttcaaacagATACTGGctggcgacatattatcgtgaaaaAATAGCGATTTTTCTCGATTTTTTTCTAAACGTtgtatttaaatttagattttttagaGTTGTGAATAAGCTTTAGTCCACAacactttaaataaataagcTTTAAGtgaatttatatgatattttacaataaaacacagCCCTTTGAAAAAAGTCGGTCAAATAGGTTTTCGTGTCATTTTACtgaacatattatcgtgatttttttcaaaaaaatattaaaaatagttacgtgtgatggaataaattaaatttggtatcaacataaaagataaacatttgaactatttttaaaaaaaataattgatgtaaaaactGCGTTTCAAACGAGAGAAAACGTGTATTTGTTTATAACATGTCAAATCGTTAGATTACGCTGACAGGGGAAATGAAGAGGTCGCCATTTACCAATCTATTTCTggcaaaatgacaaatatttctCACATGTCTGTATAAATTATTAGCATTCtgaataaatataaaagatatttgaatgatttctgaTGGTGATTaattctttaaacaataaaatagcaAATCAAATCGGCATTGTTTACTACTTGTATTTTGTCGTCTGGTCAAAAGCGCTTGAGTGACCCAGATAAGCGTTTCTTTTCTAAgattgaattacctcccttataaCATTAGTTTTTTGAACGCTGTTGTCTGTCATCAGAGGAAGCAGATGATATATAAATCGGGACTATTATCTTAGAATAAAGCCGATATCATGCATTCCCCTGGGCTTATGTTGTACTTGTAAGGTAAGATTTactgaaatttggtatttttatgttaaaaaattaaattttctactaaatttgaaaatattgttggtAATTTTGTAGGTGTCATCTTTCTAAACACAAAACCGTTTAAAAATCGCATTCAGTGCAACCCGCCAatcaaaatcacgataatatgttcttcacgataatatgtcgccaacCAGTACTGTAGATGATAACATGTTATAACATTATagattatgataaaaaaaagataGGTTTCTCGACCTAAGTTACATGTAGACTGCATTACTTAAAACTGTCTCTTTAGGCCTGGTCTAATGCAGTAACGacttgtacaaattttaatcgatgatctgagaattagttacagattatataatcacggacccaccagagtgtcctaagaccatttttagagctctagataaaaaaaaacgataaatgTCATATTATATAGTACCCTGTAGTTGTCAGATCCCTGTGACGCGTACGGCTGGTGTCAGGACCAATCcaacaattgattttttttctatacagTAGTTTCACAATTTATATGGccgatatttgtttttttttttttttttttttttgtctgtttgttgttagtttgtttgtttgtttgttttcgtgtagttgttgtttttttaactgagacaaaaataacaataaagtgCACCGCAACGCAATGAATCACGGACCCAACCCTCACCACTTGATTTTAGAGCTCTAGTTTAAAGGTTCCCCATAAAAAAAACGCTTTATAAAAGAGCGTCTTACCCTGTAGTTTATCCCTGATTGACGCGTGCTGGTagtcggatttttttttctttagaaATTTATATGgcgatatttgtttttttttttttttttttttgtctgtttGTTGATGCACGATTACGtgtagttgtttgttttttttaaattaaagtgATCACCTTACATTTTAACtttagaaatgtattttttaaatttgatcttacattttcaacttttgtAAGAACAAGTAgctaatttcaaaattttgtaaaggatttgtgcagtcaaaaatgataatttcagttcaCGTGTAGAAACCCCTTcatgccgcgcgcgaccggaataacctgcaGCTGTGAGCCGTCGATATCGATGTCCATGCAACATTCTGACCGCctgattatgcatattttctagctctaaaccgtgtgacgtcatgatagttcgtggcttatagctgtactataactgatgtgctatcacttgcatcgacggtcacaggaaaagccgatcaatgattttttatgattacttttgagtgaagttaatcgtacaataactttggctcgaatgtaaataactaaaagagtgaaattcgatgtttcaaatactatTATCTttgtgtaattatgaaagaattAATCCACAccgaaataaaagtttcggattttttgtcgaggagttcagcaacgaataagctctttgatacattgtgatttacaaagtttgtgactataaaatgaaaatttacgtaacaatttaagaaaacctcgattaaagtattgacgtacgtacacaccgataattgatcattacaaacattgtgttgtgtgttgctaaccgaataaattgagatacatttattacaataccgtaaaacgtttcaacatatggtagaaagtatttatttttgatattataaaagatctaaatattgagatattaagcaaaacaaactattttatcagaccgtgcggtcgctttcataCGAATAGATactccgatatagatatataattacccATGCCTTTgatttgatggttatgtaatacctggaccaggatgttgtttacctgtacacaacgccattcatcgaacccacttgtaattacctggccgcgggcagtTTGCtatattcggtggactatatctggaatttgctattgtcttactgtcaatcaggttaggacatccgttaattggattgtgatttgaattatgaaaaccaatcaatcaatcaatcaataatattttatttaagtgtCACATGTTAATATGTACATAAAACGATCaagcatataatatacaaatgcatAATAAAACTAATATCAACATCCAGCCTTAAAAGACTTACGAGACATTATTAAGCATAACACTGAttctatcaaaaatataaatatttacattttatcaagataaaaattatttaacataaaatagtCGTAATAGATTGGCGGGAAAAGAATAAATGTGGTTGGGACGATCCCTATACCGACAATTCACACCATCCCTAGTcctggaataaaaaaaatatacgaaAGTTGgttattacattaaaataataattgaagcactataaaaatattCGTAATATTATGTGTCATACGTAAGTTTAAGATATAAGGTTACAGTTATAATTATAAACTtcataaatttatttcataaaatacaaatacattacGTAGTGTTAAGACAATATCAGTAAAATTAGCTAATAAGTAATCTTCGTCTGCGTTACATTAAAAACACCGTGTTGGCTAATAAAAACTGATATCAGGATTTTCCATTAATAGATTAAATTTGGCATCATTCTCACagtttttaaaattatcacagtTACTCATTGAAAGAAGCAGATTCATTCGCAAGTCACTATATGTTggacaaacacacaaaaaatgtaccccgtacatctatgctctatgtttttttattgtcacctccatttttaaaatgaagatgaaaaagcaaatggaaataaaatatccctgatcatacctacaGGATTTTTTTTAGACAAAGGAGGCCTACGTTTAGGTAACTACAAGTATGTAGAGTATGAatttaccgatttttgatctaaacctctaaaacgtctaaaaatggtctttgGGCACTTTGGTGGGTCCATGATCATATAaactaattctcagattccTGTGATTTAATGGGGTCAAGTATGACATGCTCTACTGTATTACAGAGATCTCCTCATAATGAGATAAAAATGGTATAAAACTAgcatattaataatccgaaataaaaggccacaatcaattcaaagtaaaacaaaaaatcatttctatggaataaatatatacaaatcatttctatggaataaatatatacattctgccacgatagggccttcttcagtcgaaaataacactaacacctCGATTTGCGTTCAGGACtacattatgtacatcaaagatGCTGTCACGTACAATGTCCAAATATCATTGATATATTCTGAATTAAAGATTGTGGTTGTCCTAGATAGCTGACATCGAGTCAGCATGtgaccaaggacgtatatatcTCACTTTTAAATCCTTGATGTGACCGAATATTTTGCCTACGTCGTAGTGGCCcattggttaagatgtcccgacatattacatgtaccacaaaccctccacctctgggatgcgggttcgaaatCCACgtggggtagttgccaggtaccagaaacatttatacatatgtacattgtatatatgtttctgcaggtactgaccgctgggcggtgttttttctctgaATACTTCGGTTTTTCCCCACCAACACAAACCTGGAAcgtctttaaatgaccctggctgttaaaaggacgtaaattgataaaaccaaatatCAATGCATGTGTAGGTATCACagaataaattttgtatttagcGCCAAGAGTACTGGGTTGTAATTAAGTTGAGCGCCACCTGTTGGCCAGGTAAGTGACCGTGTTATCAGTATGGCGACTATCCGTGTTTGTTGATCAGCTACAGAAATAAGACAGGTAACCCAATTTGTTAGTTATTAGAACTTATAAAGTTTAAGTTTTAATACCTACTGTTGTCTAGCTGTAATGTTATATGGAGGTCACGTCATGTACACAtgtatgacctttacacatcAAACACCTGAGCTGTATACGTCATTACAAAGTTATATTTAGCTGTTATATATGGGGATCTCTTGTTGTAACCCGAATCCAATAATAAAGATTACGGCGTTGAGAACGTTAACTGTAGAATGGAATCAAACCTCAATAGCCTGTATTCAGTCGTCGCAAGTTCCGCTCTCAAAAAATCAACACGCCATGGGGCACGAGTCGCCTGATCGTTAGATGTAGGTATTGAGATTTTTTATATGATGCTTATCAGAAGTTTCTCATCGTCTAAACTCGAACATGGTTAGAGAGGAGGTATAACCTACATGTATTGAACATTGCTCAGCTGATCGAGAGAGCTATTTATTGACATGA
This genomic interval carries:
- the LOC138305127 gene encoding copine-5-like, encoding MAGYPGAQGNFQAGTAAVPASQVEITVSCRGLKDADLFSKSDPMCVMYTKDRKTGSFYEVGRTEMIKDTLDPDFVKKFTMQYYFEESQKLRFDIYDVDSNTASLDAHDFLGSYEGTLGEIVGSPGGKIEKPLTLQNYQKGRIIVRAEEMSSCKVINPKKKAKKKKYTNSGEANSTGVCKMEIQ